From Vigna radiata var. radiata cultivar VC1973A unplaced genomic scaffold, Vradiata_ver6 scaffold_189, whole genome shotgun sequence, the proteins below share one genomic window:
- the LOC106778778 gene encoding uncharacterized protein LOC106778778, producing MWRRNQNIWLSTLDHSHPHVLSSPLPFFHLFPLLTSYLVLKRSKSTATSRTNHSFLDADHDQDFCPRKRHGFWSFLYLSSKSSKKLNSKSFRGTNTNTNINVNHPPRISTINSAPGSTSVKPKENTSSASSLRTDIVVQQDTNNNSNSPTAHATSSMEHKVSRSRSVGCGSRRFSGDFFEKI from the coding sequence ATGTGGAGGAGGAACCAAAATATTTGGTTGTCGACACTGGACCATAGTCATCCACATGTGCTCTCTTCACCATTGcccttttttcatctttttccacTACTCACCTCCTACCTCGTTCTCAAGCGCAGCAAGTCCACCGCCACATCCCGAACAAACCACTCCTTCCTCGACGCTGACCACGACCAGGATTTCTGTCCCAGGAAGAGACACGGCTTCTGGTCCTTTCTTTACCtttcttccaaatcatccaaGAAACTCAACTCCAAGAGCTTCAGGGGcaccaacaccaacaccaacaTCAACGTCAACCACCCGCCCAGGATCTCTACCATTAACTCCGCACCAGGATCTACTTCTGTCAAGCCCAAGGAAAACACTTCCTCTGCTTCTTCTCTCAGGACTGACATTGTTGTTCAACAGGACACCAATAACAACAGTAACAGTCCCACTGCTCATGCCACTTCTTCTATGGAGCATAAGGTATCGAGATCCAGATCTGTTGGCTGTGGTAGTAGAAGGTTCTCTGGGGACTTCTTCGAGAAGATTTAA